In one Silene latifolia isolate original U9 population chromosome 10, ASM4854445v1, whole genome shotgun sequence genomic region, the following are encoded:
- the LOC141608200 gene encoding uncharacterized protein LOC141608200: MKKLHDKVGPSISQDTTFLKEINSVVWDVEITPEDFESKWNSIISSYELCDNKWLKKMFKHRALWIHAYIRDTYLWDFAHNIKIESKIASLETSPTHMSHLSSFGCVSKQQWMLRDGNILRHILWVLKDMGFDHIPKEYLALRWSKSATSHPLSTVVGKTVLADCVSIESRQNNISELWSEVFSAVSLVEDSEEHSDALFQLLRSFNEKLIISINSGKSKDKKAEIEMLLGSKIPTEVTVLPPEKCKNKGSGKRITSNKEKAVLENAKPLRKCRACGEMSNHDSRNCPSRLP, encoded by the exons atgaagaaGTTGCACGACAAGGTTGGTCCATCGATTTCCCAAGACACAacttttttgaaggaaattaactCAGTTGTTTGGGATGTAGAAATCACTCCAGAAGATTTTGAATCGAAATGGAATTCGATAATTTCCTCATATGAGCTTTGTGATAACAAGTGGTTGAAGAAAATGTTTAAGCACCGTGCTCTTTGGATTCATGCTTACATTAGAGACACATATTTGTGGGATTTTGCGCACAACATCAAGATCGAGTCGAAAATAGCTTCTTTGGAAACTTCACCAACCCACATGTCACACTTgtcgagttttggatgcgtttccaAACAGCAATGGATGCTCAGAGATGGAAATATTCTAAG GCACATTTTATGGGTGTTGAAAGATATGGGGTTTGATCATATACCTAAAGAGTATTTAGCACTGAGATGGAGCAAATCTGCAACCTCCCACCCTCTTTCTACTGTTGTTGGAAAAACTGTACTAGCTGATTGTGTGTCAATCGAAAGTCGCCAGAACAATATAAGTGAATTATGGTCGGAGGTATTTAGTGCAGTCTCACTTGTTGAGGATAGTGAGGAACATTCTGATGCGCTATTTCAATTGCTCCGGAGTTTCAATGAAAAGTTGATTATTTCAATTAACTCGGGAAAGTCAAAAGATAAGAAAGCTGAGATTGAGATGCTTCTTGGGTCAAAAATTCCAACTGAAGTTACTGTTTTACCACCAGAGAAGTGCAAGAATAAGGGATCGGGAAAGAGGATAACATCAAACAAGGAAAAGGCAGTCTTGGAAAATGCAAAGCCTCTGAGAAAATGCCGTGCTTGCGGTGAAATGAGTAACCATGATAGTAGAAATTGCCCGAGTCGACTCCCTTGA